Proteins from a genomic interval of Acidobacteriota bacterium:
- the flhA gene encoding flagellar biosynthesis protein FlhA: MNPTTDRLLISASRHSHLAAPIAAVVILLVLLVPLPPLLLDVLISMNLMISIVVLLVSVYILQPVKFTSFPSLLLLTTLYRLALNVATSRLILSHGETGTSAAGQVIKAFGEFVIGGNYVVGIVIFLILLAIQFLVVNHGAVRSSEVTARFTLDAMPGKQMAVDADLSAGIIDEHEAKRRRHDIGQAAEFHGSMDGAIRFTQRDAVASILITAVNIIAGFAIGVLQHGMALSDALQTYTILTVGDGVAAAVPSLFVSVAAALITVRSASEENMGEEMSSQLLINPRPLLIAAAVLGALGLLPGMPHAAFLLLSALAAGGGYLSQQAQNKTVAHAAAQVVSAQAALPPEPEKIEKLLKLDALALEVGYGLIPLVSAGDTFLGRVREIRRQIAVNLGIIVPPVHITDNLQLNPREYAILLKGERVARGELYPDNLLAIDPGAVREQIEGIATTDPAFGMPAVWLREAEVRDRALAAGYTVVDPTTVVCTHLSEVIKRYAPDLLGRQETRALLDTLSETHPKTVEEATPKVLSLGEVQRVLQNLLRETVPIRDLATILEAITDAGSLTRDVNALTEAARAALARTICSGLSSENGELTVLTLAPQLERQFAERFGLNGSTQTQALEPEFGRLLLEKIESAIQAAVLSQPVILCSAAVRPHLRKLTVRFLPDLAVIAHGEVAPNVRLVSIGTVG; the protein is encoded by the coding sequence TCCCCAGTCTGTTGCTGTTGACGACGTTGTACCGGTTGGCGCTCAACGTGGCGACCTCGCGCCTGATTCTGTCACACGGCGAAACAGGCACCAGCGCGGCGGGCCAGGTCATCAAGGCCTTTGGCGAATTCGTCATCGGCGGCAATTACGTCGTCGGCATCGTCATTTTCCTGATCCTGCTGGCGATTCAATTCCTGGTCGTCAACCACGGCGCGGTACGTTCGTCCGAAGTCACTGCGCGCTTCACGCTCGATGCGATGCCCGGCAAGCAGATGGCGGTGGATGCCGATCTTTCGGCTGGCATCATTGACGAACACGAAGCCAAGCGCCGCCGTCACGACATCGGCCAGGCCGCCGAATTTCACGGCTCAATGGATGGCGCCATTCGCTTTACGCAACGCGATGCCGTGGCTTCGATTCTGATCACCGCCGTTAACATCATCGCGGGCTTCGCCATCGGCGTGTTGCAACACGGCATGGCGCTGTCCGACGCCTTGCAGACGTACACCATCCTCACCGTCGGCGATGGCGTCGCCGCCGCCGTGCCTTCGCTCTTTGTTTCGGTCGCCGCCGCGTTGATCACCGTGCGTTCGGCGTCCGAAGAAAACATGGGCGAAGAGATGTCTTCGCAATTGCTGATCAACCCGCGTCCTTTGTTGATCGCCGCGGCAGTCCTGGGCGCGCTGGGTTTGTTGCCGGGCATGCCGCACGCCGCATTTTTGTTGTTGTCCGCGCTGGCAGCGGGCGGCGGCTATCTGTCGCAACAGGCGCAAAACAAAACCGTAGCGCACGCAGCCGCCCAAGTGGTGAGCGCGCAAGCCGCCCTTCCGCCCGAACCTGAGAAGATCGAAAAGCTGTTGAAGCTGGATGCGCTGGCGTTGGAAGTCGGCTACGGGCTAATCCCGCTGGTCAGCGCGGGCGATACGTTTTTGGGGCGCGTGCGTGAAATCCGCCGTCAGATCGCGGTCAATCTGGGCATCATCGTGCCGCCCGTGCACATCACCGACAACCTGCAACTCAACCCGCGCGAATACGCCATCCTGCTCAAAGGCGAACGCGTCGCGCGCGGTGAACTCTATCCCGACAATTTGCTGGCGATTGATCCCGGCGCGGTGCGCGAACAAATCGAAGGCATCGCCACGACCGATCCGGCCTTTGGCATGCCCGCCGTTTGGTTGCGCGAGGCGGAAGTGCGCGACCGCGCCTTGGCGGCGGGTTACACGGTGGTTGATCCGACCACGGTCGTCTGCACACATCTATCCGAAGTCATCAAACGTTACGCGCCCGACTTGCTAGGCCGTCAGGAAACGCGCGCCTTGCTGGACACACTATCCGAGACGCATCCGAAGACGGTTGAAGAAGCAACGCCCAAAGTCTTGAGCCTGGGCGAGGTGCAGCGCGTTTTGCAAAACCTCTTGCGCGAGACGGTGCCGATTCGTGATCTGGCGACGATCCTCGAAGCGATCACCGATGCCGGAAGCCTGACGCGCGACGTCAACGCTTTGACGGAAGCGGCCCGCGCCGCGCTCGCGCGCACGATCTGTTCGGGCCTGTCGAGCGAGAACGGCGAACTCACCGTGCTCACGCTGGCGCCGCAGTTGGAGCGCCAATTCGCCGAGCGCTTCGGCCTCAACGGCAGCACGCAAACACAGGCGCTTGAGCCGGAATTCGGGCGCCTGCTGCTCGAAAAAATCGAGTCCGCCATCCAGGCCGCCGTGCTCTCGCAGCCTGTGATTTTGTGTTCGGCGGCGGTGCGCCCGCACTTGCGGAAGCTTACGGTACGCTTCTTGCCAGACTTGGCGGTGATTGCTCACGGCGAGGTCGCACCCAATGTGCGCCTCGTTTCGATTGGAACAGTTGGTTGA
- the flhF gene encoding flagellar biosynthesis protein FlhF, translated as MKIKSYRAPSLREALMQIKEELGEDALVLETKQVKAGGLFGVGARNLIEVRVAPNDTGKPAPNAAAERARVPPPPMPPPLHRPKLNLTDDSAATPAPRRAPSFEVNEEQGLKAFAALAARAYAGNSGPRATEATPNRAPHRAPEPNREGVELADFAPRIVHRRPPSSAADQHPEPLFNQPGAVRPSTTISTGTTTATATGVATKSKPALATERDPELARLWAELREMKFTLGAVAARPAARPAVVEDDPALYDAPTYETYQELRNAGLAAGLARQAVKNAVVSSNAYMAHDRAHLALSSALPNWVQFADAVLSGNGAAAFIGSTGVGKTTTIAKLAAHIALRARLRVELITLDTYRIAAVQQLKTYAEIISAGCHVARSVAELDALLRRFAKQATVLIDTTGRSPHDLADQLEFADYLRAQRSVLKCLVLPATNHPDEAQLALNKFALYGVNRLVLTKLDETVQPGAAVNVAVTAALPLLYLCAGQRVPEDLERATPAAFAQRVMRSQRLAQAA; from the coding sequence ATGAAGATCAAAAGCTATCGAGCACCCAGCTTGCGCGAGGCGCTCATGCAAATCAAAGAGGAACTCGGCGAGGATGCCCTGGTGCTCGAAACCAAACAGGTCAAAGCGGGTGGGCTGTTCGGCGTGGGTGCGCGCAATCTGATTGAAGTGCGCGTCGCGCCCAACGACACCGGCAAACCCGCGCCCAACGCCGCCGCCGAACGCGCCCGTGTGCCGCCGCCGCCTATGCCGCCGCCGCTGCACCGCCCCAAGCTCAATTTGACGGATGATTCCGCCGCCACACCGGCGCCGCGTCGCGCGCCCTCGTTTGAGGTGAATGAAGAACAAGGTCTGAAGGCTTTCGCTGCGCTCGCGGCGCGCGCCTACGCTGGCAACAGCGGTCCGAGGGCAACTGAAGCTACGCCCAACCGTGCGCCGCACCGCGCTCCCGAGCCGAACCGCGAGGGCGTCGAATTGGCCGATTTTGCGCCGCGCATCGTCCATCGCCGCCCCCCATCATCCGCCGCCGACCAGCACCCCGAACCGCTCTTCAACCAGCCGGGCGCTGTCCGTCCATCCACTACCATCAGCACCGGCACCACCACCGCCACCGCCACCGGTGTCGCCACCAAAAGCAAACCCGCCCTGGCCACCGAACGTGATCCCGAATTGGCGCGGCTCTGGGCGGAATTGCGCGAGATGAAATTCACGCTGGGCGCCGTCGCTGCACGGCCTGCCGCGCGCCCCGCCGTTGTCGAAGACGATCCGGCGTTGTACGACGCGCCCACTTACGAAACTTATCAGGAATTGCGCAATGCCGGCCTCGCCGCCGGACTGGCGCGACAGGCGGTCAAAAACGCGGTCGTCTCAAGCAACGCCTACATGGCCCATGACCGCGCCCACCTGGCCTTGTCTTCCGCGCTGCCCAACTGGGTGCAATTCGCCGACGCGGTGCTGAGCGGCAATGGCGCCGCCGCGTTCATCGGTTCGACGGGCGTGGGCAAAACCACGACGATTGCGAAACTGGCGGCGCACATTGCCTTGCGCGCGCGCCTCCGCGTCGAATTGATCACGCTCGACACCTATCGCATCGCGGCGGTGCAACAGTTAAAAACCTACGCCGAAATCATCAGCGCGGGCTGCCACGTCGCGCGTTCAGTCGCCGAGCTGGACGCGCTGCTGCGCCGCTTTGCCAAGCAAGCCACGGTGTTGATTGACACGACGGGCCGCAGTCCGCACGACCTGGCCGATCAACTCGAATTCGCCGATTACCTGCGCGCCCAACGCTCCGTGCTCAAATGTCTGGTGCTGCCCGCCACCAACCACCCCGACGAAGCGCAACTCGCGCTCAACAAGTTTGCCCTGTACGGCGTCAATCGCTTGGTGCTGACCAAGCTCGATGAAACCGTACAACCCGGCGCGGCGGTGAATGTCGCGGTAACCGCCGCGCTGCCACTGTTGTACCTCTGCGCGGGACAACGCGTCCCCGAAGATTTGGAACGCGCCACCCCCGCCGCCTTCGCCCAACGTGTCATGCGTTCGCAAAGACTGGCGCAAGCAGCGTGA